The genomic region CCGCGCGTCCGACCGTGAGTCATCTCCCTCGTTGCTGTCGCCCAACCTGAGTGCGAGTGCCAAGATCAGGTCATTCGGCGCACCCTGCGGGCCGGCAGGCCGTGAGCGGGTCCCCGACGAATGCCGCACACACCGTCGTCGCCTGGCGCTCCCCTAACCTGTCGAGGCAGCTGGTTCGCCCGTCCGTCCAGGCCGGGTGCCGCAAGAGCTAACCCGGTGAGAGTCCGGGACTGCCCCGCAGCGGTGAGCGGGAACGACCGCCGTCAACGCTGTGCACACGTTCGGGAAGCGACGGCCAGTAGGTGACCGGAAGGCTCCGGTCATGTCCGCGAGTCCGAAGACCTGCCACTGCCCGCGCCCGGAGCGCGGCCAGATCGGTGACCTCGAGGGGTCGGCGGTGAACGACAACAGGCTTCATCAGCGTGCGCAGGACACTGTCGGGACGCGGGACCGGCAGGCGTCCGACGATCCATCCGGTCCGGGACTGCGCCCCGGAACGCTCGCCCGCCGGCTCGGCGTCGCGCCGACGACGTTGCGAACCTGGCATCAGCGGTACGGGCTTGGTCGGCGGCCCGTAGCGGCAAGGTTTCGCGCTGGGCGGGCTCGTCGACCTGAATGCCCCTGATCCCCGCACCCTCCAGGTCGCGACGCGCGCCCTGCTGAGTGTGTCTGCGATCGGGTCGCTGCTGTCCTGGGCGAGGGCAGCGCCCAGGACAGCAGCCCGACTCAGCCGATCAGAAGTCGTCGTCGAAGCTGACCGAGCCGGTCACCCCGACCTGATAGGCCGACACCCGCCGCTCGAAGAAGTTCGACAGCTCCTGCACGTCCTGCAGCTCCATGAACGCGAACGGGTTGCGGCTGCCGTACATCGGCTCGATGCCGAGCACGGCCAAGCGCCGGTCGGCCACGTGCTGAAGGTATTCCCGTATGTCGGTCAACGACATACCGGAGACTCCCTGCTCGAGCAGGTCGGCGGCGAACTGGACCTCGCATTCCACGGCCTCAGCCAGCATGTCCTTGACCTGCCGCTCCATCTCGGCGTCGAACAGGTCCGGCTCTTCGGCACGCACGGTGTCCACCACGTCGAAGGCGAAGGCCATGTGCATGGACTCGTCGCGGAACACCCAGTTGGTGCCGGACGCCAGCCCGTGCAGCAGGCCCCTGGACCGCAGGAAGTACACGTACGCGAAGGCGCCGTAGAAGAACAGGCCTTCGATGCAGGCGGCGAAGCAGATCAGGTTGAGCAGGAACGCCCGCCGGTCCGCACGGGTCTTCAGCTCGCGCAGCTCGAAGATGGAGTCGATCCATTTGAAGCAGAACTCGGCCTTGCGGGCGATCGAGGGGATGTTCTCCACCGCCGCGAACGCCTCGAACCGTTCCCTCTCGTCGGGGACATAGGTGTCGAGCAGGTTCAGATAGAACTGGACGTGCACGGCCTCCTCGAAGAGCTGCCGCGAGAGATAGAGCCGACCCTCCGGGGAGTTGACGTGTTGGTAGAGATTGAGCACGAGGTTGTTGGCGACGA from Micromonospora sp. WMMD812 harbors:
- a CDS encoding ribonucleotide-diphosphate reductase subunit beta, with protein sequence MLLDPGMDLTLRPMRYPHFFDRFKDAIKNTWTVEEVDLHSDLADLAKLSPAEQHLVSRLVAFFATGDTIVANNLVLNLYQHVNSPEGRLYLSRQLFEEAVHVQFYLNLLDTYVPDERERFEAFAAVENIPSIARKAEFCFKWIDSIFELRELKTRADRRAFLLNLICFAACIEGLFFYGAFAYVYFLRSRGLLHGLASGTNWVFRDESMHMAFAFDVVDTVRAEEPDLFDAEMERQVKDMLAEAVECEVQFAADLLEQGVSGMSLTDIREYLQHVADRRLAVLGIEPMYGSRNPFAFMELQDVQELSNFFERRVSAYQVGVTGSVSFDDDF